From the Cumulibacter manganitolerans genome, the window CTCGTCCTCCGTCGTCTCCCGCACCGCCTTCGCGGGCGAGCCGATGACCAGCGAGTTGGGCGGGATCTTCGTGCCCTGCGTGACGAGCGCGCCCGCCCCGACGATCGAGCCGGTCCCGATGACCGCGCCGTTCATGATGGTGCTGCTCATCCCCACGAGGACGTCGTCCTCGACCGTGCAGCCGTGCAGGACGACGTTGTGGCCGACCGATACCCGGCTGCCGACCGTGAGCGGGTAGTCGGGATCGGCGTGGCAGGTCGAGCAGTCCTGGATGTTGCTGTGGTCGCCGATGGTGATCTGGGAGGTGTCGCCGCGGATCGCGGCGCAGTGCCACAGCGACGACTCGGCGCCCATCTTGACCTTGCCGACCACGACGGCGGTCGGC encodes:
- a CDS encoding gamma carbonic anhydrase family protein produces the protein MAENIFRIDVGTPEIDRTAYIAPTAVVVGKVKMGAESSLWHCAAIRGDTSQITIGDHSNIQDCSTCHADPDYPLTVGSRVSVGHNVVLHGCTVEDDVLVGMSSTIMNGAVIGTGSIVGAGALVTQGTKIPPNSLVIGSPAKAVRETTEDERKAIERNWQVYAARLEMHAAAVRVDRDGNPV